The DNA region CTGCGCTACAACCGGCAGATTGTCCTGCGCGGCTTCGATTTTGACGGACAGGAGCGGCTGAAGGCGAGTCAGGCGCTCGTCGTCGGGCTGGGCGGACTGGGCTGCGCCGCTGCGCCCTACCTGGCGGCGGCCGGTGTCGGCAGCCTGACGCTGCTCGACTTTGACACCGTTTCGCACTCTAACCTGCAGCGACAGATCCTGCATTATGATGCAGATATTGGCCGTGACAAAGTGGCGTCAGCCGCGCAGAGTCTGGCCGCCATTAACCCCCACTGCCAGCTCCATCCGGTCAACGGGCAGCTGGACGATGCGGCCCTGCTGGCGTTGATTGCGCGGCAGCAGGTGGTGCTGGACTGCACCGATAACGTTGCGGTGCGCGAGCAGCTAAACCGGCTCTGTCGCCAGCAGCGGGTCCCGCTGGTCTCCGGTGCGGCGATACGGATGGAAGGCCAGATCAGCGTATTCAACTGGCAACCCGGCACGCCCTGCTATCGCTGCATCAGTCGCCTGTTCGGCGAGCAGACCCTGAGCTGCGTGGAAGCGGGCGTCATGGCTCCGCTGGTTGGCGTGATCGGCGCGATGCAGGCGATGGAGGCGATTAAAGTGCTGACCGCCTTTGGCTCGCCTGCCACCAGCCGGTTGCTGATGTACGATGCCATGAGCGCGGAGTTCCGCAGCATGAAGGTGGCGCAGGACCCGCACTGTGAAGTGTGTGGCGATGGGGCTGAACATCAGCGCTGACCACGCGGTTCAAAGCGATGAGCGAAGCTAAAAAGCCTCGCAGGCCAGGGATGGCCCGCGCTGAGCCTGCCCGGGATGACGTTCCTGCGTCTTTGCGGAAGGCGTATGCTTCCTGAAGCCAGTGCTGTACCCACAGACCTGATCCAACCCAGCAGCCTGTTAAAGCGCAGCCCGCACGCCCTCTTTCCGTCATTTCATCCAGCCAGCTCAATGTCCAGAGCAGAGGAAGCATACGCCTGGAGCAAAGCATCGCGGGCCAGGGATGGCCCGCGCTGAGCCTGCCAGGGATGGCGTTCCTGCGTCTTTGCGGAAGGCGTATGCTTCCTGAAGCCTGTGCTGCACCCACAGACCTGATCCAACCCAGCAGCCTGTTAAAGCGCAGCCCGCTCGCCCTCTTTCCGTCAGTTCATCCAGCCAGCTCAATCTCCAGAGCGAAGGAAGCATACGCCTGGAGCAAAGCCTCGCGGGCCAGGGATGGGGTTCCTGCGTCTTTGCGGAAGGCGTAAGCTTCCTGAAGCCTGCACAGAATATTCAGGCCCGGCCAGACTACCTGTCCTGAACCGCAGCCCGCTCGCCCTCTTTCCGTCAGTTCATCCAGCCAGCTCAATGTCCAGAGCGTAGGGAGCTTACGCCTGGAGCAAAGCCTCGCAGGCCAGGGATGGCCCGCGCTGAGCCCGCCAGGGATGGCGTCCCTGCGTCTTTGCGGAAGGCGTATGCTTCCTGAAGCCTGCACAGAATATTCAGGCCCGGCCAGACTACCTGTCCTGAACCGCAGCCCGCACCGCCCTCTTTCCGTCAGTTCATCCAGCCAGCTCAATGTCCAGAGCGAAGGGAGCATACGCCTGGAGCAAAGCATCGCGGGCCAGGGATGGCCCGCGCTGAGCCTGCCAGGGATGGCGCCCCTGCGTCTTTGCGGAAGGCGTATGCTTCCTGAAGCCAGTGCTGTACCCACAGACCTGATCCAACCCAGCAGCCTGTTAAAGCGCAGCCCGCACGCCCTCTTTCCGTCATTTCATCCAGCCAGCTCAATGTCCAGAGCAGAGGAAGCATACGCCTGGAGCAAAGCATCGCGGGCCAGGGATGGCGCCCCTGCGTCTTTGCGGAAGGCGTATGCTTCCTGAAGCCTGCACAGAATATTCAGGCCAGGCCAGACTACCTGTCCTGAACCGCAGGCCGCACCGCCCTCTTTCCGTCAGTTCTCCCAGCCAGATCAATGTCCAGAGCGAAGGGAGCATACGCCTGGAGCAAAGCCTCGCGGGCCAGGGATGGCCCGCGCTGAGCCTGCCAGGGATGGCGTCCCTGCGTCTTTGCAGAAGGCGTATGCTTCCTGAAGCCTGAGCCTGAAACTTCAACTGCCTATCCTCTCTCAGCGAATCCGCGAAAAGCCTGCAGCCCGCGCATCAGGCCAAAAAAAAGGGTGGCTTTCGCCACCCCGTTTTCATCAGACGATGCCCTGACTCCGCAGGTAATCCTCATAATTACCGGTGAAATCAATCACGCGGTCCTCTTTCAGCTCAATCACGCGGGTTGCCAGCGAGCTGACAAACTCACGGTCGTGTGAAACAAAGATCAGCGTGCCTTCATACATCTCCAGCGCCATATTGAGCGATTCAATCGACTCCATATCGAGGTGGTTGGTCGGCTCATCCATAATCAAGATGTTCGGTTTTTCCATCATCAGCTTACCGAACAGCATACGACCCTTTTCACCACCCGACAGCACTTTCGCTGGCTTCTTAATATCGTCCTGCGAAAACAGCAGACGCCCCAGAATACCGCGAATAGTCTGCTCATCGTCGCCGGGCTGCTTCCACTGACTCATCCAGTCAAATACCGTCAGATCATTGGCAAAATCATCAGCGTGATCCTGTGCGTAATAACCAATCCGCGCATTCTCTGACCATTTCACGCTGCCATTCTCTGGCGTAAGCTGACCCACCAGCGTTTTCAGCAGCGTCGATTTACCGATACCGTTGGCACCGATGACCGCCAGCTTT from Pantoea deleyi includes:
- the moeB gene encoding molybdopterin-synthase adenylyltransferase MoeB, with the protein product MLPELSDEEMLRYNRQIVLRGFDFDGQERLKASQALVVGLGGLGCAAAPYLAAAGVGSLTLLDFDTVSHSNLQRQILHYDADIGRDKVASAAQSLAAINPHCQLHPVNGQLDDAALLALIARQQVVLDCTDNVAVREQLNRLCRQQRVPLVSGAAIRMEGQISVFNWQPGTPCYRCISRLFGEQTLSCVEAGVMAPLVGVIGAMQAMEAIKVLTAFGSPATSRLLMYDAMSAEFRSMKVAQDPHCEVCGDGAEHQR